In Halococcus salifodinae DSM 8989, one DNA window encodes the following:
- a CDS encoding NUDIX hydrolase: protein MDLARVAQYSATAVTDEQREAAVLAPVITRKDGPHLLFTKRADHLGEHPGQMSFPGGGREPSDEDLTATALREANEEIGLDPETAEVIGRIDDIRTVTEYAVRPFVARVPDREYVPDEREVAEVAVLSVAALTDPANYDSERRDHPHYGEIRLHFFRVDDFVVWGATGRILAQLLELATDWRVPDEPDRVVDPDADFPV from the coding sequence ATGGATCTCGCGCGGGTGGCTCAGTATTCGGCCACGGCGGTTACCGACGAGCAGCGGGAGGCGGCCGTGCTCGCGCCAGTCATCACCCGCAAGGACGGTCCGCACCTTCTCTTTACCAAGCGCGCCGACCACCTCGGCGAGCATCCGGGCCAGATGAGCTTCCCCGGCGGCGGCCGCGAACCCAGCGACGAGGACCTCACCGCGACCGCGCTTCGGGAAGCGAACGAAGAAATCGGACTCGATCCGGAGACTGCCGAAGTGATCGGCCGGATCGACGACATCCGGACCGTGACCGAGTACGCGGTCCGGCCGTTCGTCGCCCGTGTTCCTGACCGCGAGTACGTCCCCGACGAGCGCGAGGTCGCCGAGGTAGCAGTGTTATCGGTGGCGGCGCTCACCGACCCGGCGAACTACGACTCGGAGCGCCGCGATCACCCCCACTACGGCGAGATTCGACTCCACTTCTTCCGGGTCGACGATTTCGTCGTGTGGGGTGCGACCGGGCGCATCCTCGCCCAGCTTCTGGAGCTCGCGACCGACTGGCGCGTGCCCGACGAGCCGGATCGCGTGGTCGATCCCGACGCCGACTTTCCGGTGTGA
- a CDS encoding DUF7109 family protein produces MDFSHDELAGVVDLFGALTRAELSQACDELAFKRGTEFESAETIDDAITAYRLVAIDPADTGVEGMVPEATADDPLLAVGPTAFPTLPDRAEDLPHILDIEPREVDRTVLGAVAEERFRADAARAVADADHARITQLLDVSYDLDAWAPVDLGGVRDRLDDAAAEMDGADDRAGSHAPEIDERTN; encoded by the coding sequence ATGGATTTCAGCCACGACGAGCTCGCCGGCGTGGTCGATCTGTTCGGCGCGCTCACCCGCGCGGAGCTATCCCAGGCGTGTGACGAACTCGCGTTCAAGCGTGGCACCGAGTTCGAGTCGGCGGAGACGATCGACGACGCGATCACGGCCTACCGTCTCGTCGCGATCGACCCTGCGGATACCGGTGTCGAGGGGATGGTTCCGGAAGCGACTGCGGATGACCCGCTTCTCGCCGTCGGCCCGACGGCGTTTCCGACGCTCCCGGACCGGGCTGAGGACCTCCCACACATCCTGGATATCGAGCCACGCGAGGTCGACCGCACAGTTCTGGGAGCCGTCGCCGAGGAGCGATTTCGTGCGGACGCGGCGCGGGCCGTCGCCGACGCCGATCACGCGCGAATTACCCAGCTGTTGGACGTGAGCTACGACCTCGATGCGTGGGCTCCGGTCGATCTGGGTGGTGTCCGTGATCGGCTCGACGACGCGGCAGCGGAGATGGATGGGGCCGACGACCGCGCCGGGAGCCACGCGCCCGAGATCGACGAGCGGACGAATTAA
- a CDS encoding glycosyl transferase family 2, with protein MEYVQERITTLHDFGDATPDAPTDRATVVVPMTDREYRTPAAERVLSTLADIDPARVIVALRTEPANVGAFDAWLGAFDPVETLWCGGPRVRELLAEHGLDGARGKGRDVWLALGVAALDTEYVVIHDADATSYSSGHVPRLLAPLDGEFGFVKGYYARVERNQLFGRLFRLFYVPLVRALAQRHDAAILGYLDAFRYALAGEVALTADLARQLRVSREWGLEIDTLGAAFDAVGFAGTAQVDLGTHVHDHRDVGGSAGLAAMSRAVGAAVFRAIEEHGVEPAYETLPARYETAAKTLVEQYAADAAHNGLDYDRVAERDQVAQYAAAIDSPGADTRLPAWADTSLDPEHFRRAAQADLESVD; from the coding sequence GTGGAGTACGTCCAGGAACGGATCACGACGCTGCACGACTTCGGCGACGCCACGCCGGATGCCCCCACCGATCGGGCGACCGTCGTCGTGCCGATGACAGACCGCGAGTACCGGACGCCAGCGGCCGAACGAGTGCTCTCGACGCTCGCGGATATCGACCCTGCGCGGGTGATCGTCGCCCTCCGAACCGAACCGGCGAACGTCGGCGCGTTCGACGCGTGGCTCGGCGCGTTCGACCCGGTCGAGACGCTCTGGTGTGGCGGTCCGCGGGTGCGGGAACTGCTGGCCGAGCACGGTCTCGACGGCGCGCGAGGGAAGGGCCGGGACGTCTGGCTCGCACTCGGCGTCGCTGCGCTCGACACCGAGTACGTCGTGATCCACGACGCAGACGCGACCTCGTACTCCTCGGGACACGTCCCTCGACTCCTCGCGCCGCTCGACGGCGAGTTCGGGTTCGTAAAAGGCTACTACGCCCGTGTCGAGCGAAATCAGCTGTTCGGACGGCTGTTCCGGCTGTTCTACGTTCCTTTGGTGCGCGCACTCGCCCAGCGCCACGACGCGGCGATCCTCGGATACCTCGACGCGTTCCGGTACGCGCTCGCGGGCGAAGTCGCGCTCACGGCCGATCTCGCGCGTCAGCTTCGGGTGAGTCGCGAGTGGGGCCTCGAAATCGATACACTCGGTGCCGCGTTCGACGCTGTGGGGTTCGCGGGCACGGCCCAGGTCGATCTCGGCACCCACGTCCACGACCACCGCGACGTCGGCGGCTCGGCGGGGCTTGCGGCGATGAGTCGTGCGGTCGGCGCAGCGGTGTTCCGTGCTATTGAAGAACACGGTGTCGAGCCGGCGTACGAGACGCTGCCCGCGCGGTACGAAACCGCCGCAAAAACGCTCGTCGAACAGTACGCTGCCGACGCCGCGCACAACGGGCTCGACTACGACCGGGTGGCCGAGCGCGACCAGGTCGCCCAGTACGCCGCAGCGATCGATTCCCCTGGTGCCGACACGCGCCTCCCGGCGTGGGCGGACACGTCGCTCGATCCTGAGCACTTCCGACGAGCCGCGCAAGCGGACCTCGAATCGGTCGACTGA
- a CDS encoding helix-turn-helix transcriptional regulator: protein MGPREHVAFLAGSANRVRILETLREQPHRQCELTEACDLSRSTVHRALDGLESRGWVEQTGGEYRLTIGGDLVLSHYEALESAIDRIDEWGMFLNRLGDLADTLPLAALSKATLVTNSREDPHAAATHFTDQFRTATTETFRGIASVVSPRFTEAAQPLITTDTDMELIIDESVLDASLTHYSNDLEDGYSLDNFTLYCYPAELHFGLAIFDERVLVNTHDERGVLRECLDSTDETLRSWAHDVYDDHRTDARRAKHLAEPE, encoded by the coding sequence ATGGGACCGCGTGAGCACGTCGCGTTTCTGGCCGGCTCGGCGAACCGGGTACGGATCCTCGAAACGCTCCGCGAGCAGCCCCATCGCCAGTGCGAACTCACCGAGGCGTGTGACCTGTCGCGCTCGACCGTCCACCGCGCGCTCGACGGGCTCGAAAGTCGGGGATGGGTCGAGCAGACGGGCGGTGAGTACCGACTCACTATCGGCGGCGATCTCGTTCTCAGCCACTACGAAGCGCTCGAATCGGCGATCGACCGGATCGACGAGTGGGGTATGTTTCTCAACCGACTCGGCGACCTCGCTGACACGCTCCCGCTCGCTGCGCTTTCGAAAGCCACGCTGGTGACGAACTCCCGAGAGGACCCCCACGCGGCTGCCACCCATTTCACTGACCAGTTCAGAACGGCCACGACCGAAACGTTTCGTGGCATCGCGTCGGTTGTTAGCCCACGCTTCACCGAGGCCGCACAGCCGCTCATCACGACCGACACCGACATGGAGTTGATCATCGACGAATCGGTGCTCGACGCCTCGTTGACCCACTATTCGAACGACCTCGAGGACGGATATTCGCTCGACAACTTCACGTTGTACTGTTATCCCGCCGAACTCCACTTCGGTCTCGCGATCTTCGACGAACGCGTGCTGGTCAACACACACGACGAGCGCGGCGTCCTCCGTGAGTGTCTCGACAGCACCGACGAGACGCTCCGATCGTGGGCACACGACGTCTACGACGACCACCGGACTGACGCCCGTCGCGCCAAACACCTCGCCGAACCAGAGTGA
- a CDS encoding aldo/keto reductase, with amino-acid sequence MATSEATWAYRDRHTEEFGRTYFRRFGDCIVSSIGLGTYLGDPTDEVDESYHDSIVRALDSGINVLDTAINYRHQRSERVVGRALDATDVDRDAVVIATKGGFVPFDGGRPDDPGQYIREEYIEPGIVDADDLVRGMHCLAPAFVDDQLDRSLANLGIETIDCYYVHNPEFQLDERSRETVYDDLEATFARLEERAAAGDLRHYGVATWDAFRVAPDDPNHLSLPEIVSRARAAARTTGNDATHFRAVQLPFNVVMADAFTVAAHDGPDGPQSALRFAREAGLDVFVSAPLAQGRLADEIPTGVADRLDGETPAAKALTFARSGPGVTSALVGMRRREHVVANVDSGRVDAMGADAFDATFE; translated from the coding sequence ATGGCAACCAGCGAGGCGACGTGGGCGTACCGCGACCGCCATACTGAGGAATTCGGCCGGACGTACTTCCGCCGGTTCGGCGACTGCATCGTCTCCAGCATCGGCCTCGGGACCTACCTCGGCGATCCCACCGATGAAGTCGACGAGTCGTATCACGACTCGATCGTGCGGGCGCTCGACTCCGGCATCAACGTGCTCGATACCGCGATCAACTACCGTCACCAGCGCTCCGAACGGGTCGTCGGGCGTGCGCTCGATGCGACCGATGTCGATCGCGACGCGGTGGTGATCGCCACCAAGGGCGGGTTCGTGCCGTTCGACGGTGGACGACCCGACGACCCGGGACAGTACATCCGTGAGGAGTACATCGAGCCCGGAATCGTCGACGCCGACGATCTCGTCCGCGGGATGCACTGTCTCGCGCCCGCGTTCGTCGACGATCAGCTCGATCGCTCGCTCGCGAATCTCGGGATCGAAACGATCGACTGCTACTACGTTCACAACCCAGAGTTCCAGCTCGACGAGCGCTCACGCGAGACCGTCTACGACGATCTGGAGGCGACGTTCGCCAGACTCGAAGAGCGCGCGGCCGCTGGTGACCTCCGTCACTACGGCGTGGCGACGTGGGACGCGTTCCGTGTCGCACCTGACGACCCAAATCACCTCTCGCTCCCCGAGATCGTTTCGCGCGCCCGCGCTGCGGCCCGGACGACGGGCAACGACGCGACCCACTTCCGGGCCGTGCAGCTTCCGTTCAATGTCGTCATGGCCGACGCGTTCACCGTCGCGGCCCACGACGGTCCCGATGGCCCCCAGAGCGCGCTCCGGTTCGCGCGCGAGGCCGGACTCGACGTGTTCGTGAGTGCCCCGCTCGCTCAAGGCCGCCTCGCGGACGAAATTCCGACCGGCGTTGCCGACCGACTCGATGGCGAGACGCCGGCCGCGAAGGCGCTCACGTTCGCGCGTTCGGGACCTGGTGTGACGTCGGCGCTCGTCGGGATGCGTCGTCGAGAGCACGTCGTGGCGAACGTCGATTCGGGCCGCGTGGACGCGATGGGGGCGGACGCGTTCGACGCGACCTTCGAGTGA
- a CDS encoding SDR family oxidoreductase codes for MTRVAILGCGYVGLELGRQLAPDHDVVGVRRSEAGVERIERAGLDAARADITDPDDLARVPDVDCVVFAASSGGRDAEAAREIYVDGLRTAIEAFGTREQPPDRLIYTSSTGVYGDHDGAWVDEETPIEPTTEKTDVLAEAERIAREEASDHGIAGTVARFAGLYGPDRYRLDRYLDGPVTAGYLNMIHRDDAAGTIRFLLEIDTARDDTVLVADDEPVSKHTFADWLADECDVPRPEKRTKAERLEDGDLSAAARRRIETSKRCANDKLHDLDYEFTYPTYREGYRAAIDAYRNE; via the coding sequence GTGACCCGTGTCGCCATTCTGGGGTGTGGCTACGTCGGTCTCGAACTCGGTCGCCAGCTCGCGCCCGACCACGACGTCGTCGGGGTGCGCCGCTCGGAAGCGGGCGTCGAACGGATCGAACGCGCCGGCCTCGATGCCGCCCGGGCCGATATCACCGATCCCGACGACCTCGCGCGCGTGCCGGACGTCGATTGCGTGGTGTTCGCGGCGAGTTCGGGTGGTCGGGACGCCGAGGCCGCGCGCGAGATCTACGTTGACGGTCTCCGGACCGCGATCGAGGCCTTCGGCACGCGCGAGCAGCCACCTGATCGCCTGATCTACACCTCCTCGACTGGCGTCTACGGCGATCACGACGGCGCGTGGGTCGACGAGGAGACGCCGATCGAGCCGACGACCGAGAAGACCGACGTGCTCGCCGAGGCCGAGCGGATCGCCCGCGAGGAAGCCAGCGATCACGGCATTGCGGGAACGGTCGCGCGCTTCGCGGGGCTGTACGGCCCCGACCGCTACCGGCTCGATCGCTACCTCGACGGCCCCGTCACGGCGGGCTATCTCAACATGATCCACCGCGACGACGCCGCCGGCACGATCCGATTCCTCCTCGAAATCGACACCGCGCGCGACGATACGGTGCTCGTGGCCGACGACGAACCCGTCTCGAAGCACACCTTCGCCGACTGGCTCGCCGACGAGTGCGACGTTCCGCGCCCCGAGAAGCGAACGAAGGCCGAGCGCCTCGAAGACGGCGACCTCTCCGCAGCCGCACGCCGCCGGATAGAGACCTCGAAGCGCTGTGCGAACGACAAACTCCACGATCTGGACTACGAGTTCACGTACCCGACCTACCGCGAGGGCTATCGGGCGGCGATCGACGCGTACCGGAACGAGTGA
- a CDS encoding DUF5791 family protein: protein MQDASGQPTANALDGDCGCETRVEGRRLVVDATDCPKEGRLAASPACRASVVVALVGCPVASVRTQIEAGTYVHSDGATALLVAAGRFVALAADHDRALAARTLRDPLGAARVAAGRSGSVAELAAETGLIEGLGRVAGYDDAFTAGLAPELNPLTSASAIPDMLHDIDDAGSLSPDELRERYDDRLRNVIEEYGVEIVADEAGVPREPVTMLAEGESPDLTLEEAAAILATSEDEPDAEAIVLETRDHLLMGMTTAVLDVEAVESGIDGALDAREIQQKIEGRLPMDLDELATIHGYIEERKP from the coding sequence ATGCAGGACGCGTCAGGTCAGCCGACAGCAAACGCACTTGATGGCGACTGCGGCTGTGAGACACGCGTGGAAGGCCGGCGGCTCGTCGTCGACGCCACCGACTGCCCGAAGGAGGGTCGTCTGGCGGCGAGCCCTGCCTGTCGTGCGAGCGTCGTCGTCGCGCTCGTTGGCTGCCCCGTTGCCAGCGTGCGAACGCAGATCGAGGCCGGGACGTACGTCCACAGCGACGGGGCAACGGCGCTGCTGGTCGCCGCCGGGCGGTTCGTCGCGCTCGCCGCGGACCACGACCGGGCACTGGCGGCACGCACGCTTCGCGATCCACTCGGTGCAGCCCGCGTCGCGGCCGGCCGCAGCGGCTCCGTTGCAGAGCTCGCAGCCGAAACGGGACTGATCGAGGGATTGGGGCGCGTCGCGGGCTACGACGACGCGTTCACGGCCGGCCTCGCTCCCGAACTCAATCCACTTACGTCGGCGAGCGCTATCCCGGACATGCTCCACGATATCGACGACGCGGGCAGCCTCTCGCCCGACGAACTCCGCGAACGCTACGACGACCGCCTCCGAAACGTCATCGAAGAATACGGAGTCGAGATCGTCGCGGACGAGGCTGGCGTCCCACGGGAGCCGGTCACGATGCTCGCCGAGGGCGAATCACCCGATCTCACGCTCGAAGAGGCCGCGGCGATCCTCGCGACGAGCGAGGACGAACCCGACGCGGAGGCCATCGTGCTCGAAACCCGCGACCACCTCCTGATGGGGATGACGACCGCCGTCCTCGACGTCGAGGCGGTCGAGTCCGGGATCGACGGTGCGCTCGATGCCCGCGAGATCCAGCAGAAGATCGAGGGCCGGCTCCCGATGGATCTCGACGAGCTCGCCACCATTCACGGGTACATCGAGGAACGCAAACCGTGA
- a CDS encoding alkaline phosphatase family protein has product MGLFDRIRGDDAPRVAFFGIDGVPYSLIEDNPDVFENLSTLAREGSSGAIDSIVPPESSACWPSLTTGVNPGETGVYGFQDREVGSYETYVPMGRDVQATRVWDRVEEEGRDATVMNVPVTFPPQRDVQRMVSGFLSPGVDEAAYPDELRDTLSGLDYRIDNNAKLGHDDDKSEFIEDAHATLDARFEAFSQYVEQDDWDLLFGVFMTTDRVNHFLFKHYEEDGEYKQEFLDFYSKVDEYLGRLREMLPEDVTMAVASDHGFTSLDHEVHFNEWLHQNGWLDYADDDHESLADISDDTEAYAFIPGRFYINLEGREPRGAVAEEDYEEKRTELKKALETLEGPDGRKVCERVVEKEDAFRGAHDDIAPDLVAIPNHGFDLKAGFSGHDSVFDTGPRNGMHSFDNACLFVDDANAHVGDDTDLFDIAPTLLDAMEIDYDRSEFDGSSLA; this is encoded by the coding sequence ATGGGACTGTTCGACCGCATCCGCGGCGACGACGCCCCGCGCGTCGCCTTCTTCGGTATCGACGGGGTTCCGTACAGCTTGATCGAGGACAACCCGGACGTCTTCGAGAACCTCTCCACGCTCGCCCGCGAGGGGAGTTCGGGCGCGATCGATTCGATCGTACCCCCCGAATCGAGCGCGTGCTGGCCCTCCCTGACCACCGGCGTCAACCCCGGTGAGACGGGCGTCTACGGCTTCCAGGACCGAGAAGTCGGTTCGTACGAAACCTATGTTCCGATGGGGCGCGACGTCCAGGCGACTCGTGTCTGGGACCGCGTCGAGGAGGAGGGCCGCGACGCCACCGTGATGAACGTCCCCGTGACCTTCCCGCCCCAGCGCGACGTCCAGCGGATGGTCTCGGGCTTCCTCTCGCCTGGCGTCGACGAGGCCGCCTACCCCGACGAGCTTCGAGACACCCTCTCCGGTCTCGACTACCGGATCGACAACAACGCGAAGCTCGGTCACGACGACGACAAGAGTGAGTTCATCGAGGACGCCCACGCCACCCTCGACGCCCGCTTCGAGGCCTTCTCACAGTACGTGGAGCAGGACGACTGGGACCTCCTGTTCGGGGTGTTCATGACCACCGATCGAGTGAACCACTTCCTGTTCAAACACTACGAGGAGGACGGCGAGTACAAGCAGGAGTTCCTCGACTTCTACAGCAAGGTCGACGAGTATCTCGGCCGCCTGCGCGAGATGCTGCCAGAGGACGTCACGATGGCGGTTGCCTCCGACCACGGATTCACGAGCCTCGATCACGAAGTCCACTTCAACGAGTGGCTCCACCAGAACGGCTGGCTCGACTACGCTGACGACGATCACGAGAGCCTCGCGGACATCTCCGACGACACCGAGGCGTACGCGTTCATCCCTGGCCGGTTCTACATCAACCTCGAAGGCCGCGAGCCACGCGGCGCGGTCGCCGAAGAGGACTACGAGGAGAAACGCACCGAACTCAAGAAAGCGCTCGAAACCCTCGAAGGCCCCGACGGCCGGAAGGTCTGTGAGCGCGTCGTCGAGAAGGAGGACGCCTTCCGCGGAGCCCACGACGACATCGCGCCCGATCTCGTCGCCATCCCGAATCACGGCTTCGATCTCAAAGCCGGCTTCTCGGGCCACGACAGCGTCTTCGACACCGGGCCGCGCAACGGAATGCACAGCTTCGATAACGCCTGCCTGTTCGTCGACGATGCGAACGCCCACGTCGGTGACGACACTGACCTGTTCGACATCGCGCCCACGCTGCTCGACGCGATGGAGATCGACTACGACCGCAGCGAGTTCGACGGATCGAGTCTGGCCTAG
- a CDS encoding YgaP family membrane protein yields the protein MFERNVGGLDRIARGVLGACLVAVAFGAFRAGRRSTAVAVALGSAGLLFNFATARCGLNKLLGIDTCPRE from the coding sequence ATGTTCGAACGAAACGTCGGTGGTCTCGATCGGATCGCTCGCGGCGTGCTGGGTGCGTGCCTCGTCGCGGTCGCGTTCGGTGCGTTTCGTGCTGGCCGGCGCTCGACGGCGGTCGCCGTAGCACTCGGGAGCGCCGGGCTGCTGTTCAACTTCGCTACGGCGCGCTGTGGACTGAACAAGCTGCTCGGCATCGACACCTGTCCGCGGGAGTGA
- a CDS encoding inorganic diphosphatase: MTNLWEDLETGPDPPEEIYAVVECLKGERNKYEYDKDVPGVVLDRVLHSNVHYPSDYGFIPQSYYDDEDPFDVMVLVEDQTFPGCIVEARPVALMRMDDDGEQDDKVIAVPSEDPRYDHIEDLEDIPQQQLDEIDEFFETYKNLEEGKEVETQGWEDRQAAYDAIEHAQDLYAEQFG; this comes from the coding sequence ATGACGAACCTCTGGGAAGACCTCGAAACGGGCCCCGATCCGCCCGAGGAGATCTACGCGGTCGTAGAGTGTCTCAAGGGCGAGCGCAACAAGTACGAGTACGACAAGGACGTGCCGGGCGTCGTCCTCGATCGCGTGCTCCACTCGAACGTCCACTACCCCTCGGATTACGGGTTCATCCCGCAGAGCTACTACGACGACGAGGACCCCTTCGACGTCATGGTGCTGGTTGAGGATCAAACCTTCCCCGGCTGCATCGTCGAGGCCCGCCCCGTGGCGCTGATGCGGATGGACGACGACGGCGAACAGGACGACAAGGTCATCGCCGTTCCGAGCGAGGACCCCCGCTACGACCACATCGAGGACTTGGAGGACATTCCTCAGCAACAGCTCGACGAGATCGACGAGTTCTTCGAGACGTACAAGAACTTGGAGGAAGGGAAGGAAGTCGAGACACAGGGCTGGGAGGATCGCCAGGCGGCCTACGACGCGATCGAACACGCCCAGGACCTCTACGCCGAACAGTTCGGCTGA
- a CDS encoding PadR family transcriptional regulator codes for MSEAQAAPDRSIARDLTAFQQNILVILSDEPMYGLAIKRQLEEYYDSEVNHGRLYPNLDDLVELDLVAKSELDKRTNQYELTDAGYEVVVDKLDWTFSKFVTDAGRADTVRDLVNDNA; via the coding sequence ATGTCAGAGGCACAAGCGGCACCGGACCGAAGTATCGCACGCGACTTGACGGCTTTTCAACAAAACATCCTCGTCATCCTTTCCGACGAGCCGATGTACGGCCTGGCGATCAAGCGCCAGCTCGAAGAGTACTACGACTCGGAGGTCAACCACGGGCGACTCTACCCCAACCTCGACGACCTCGTGGAGCTGGATCTGGTCGCCAAGAGCGAACTCGACAAGCGAACCAACCAGTACGAGCTCACCGACGCGGGCTACGAGGTCGTCGTCGACAAGCTCGACTGGACGTTCTCGAAGTTCGTGACCGACGCCGGGCGCGCCGACACCGTGCGCGACCTCGTCAACGACAACGCCTGA
- a CDS encoding DUF7839 domain-containing protein, giving the protein MTNAGDAGDVGVLRSKRNATRYRILTGIAERQPAVSQREVADAIGVTSQAVSDYLKDLIDQGYVEKHGRGRYEVTKEGVDWLLTRTDELREFVSHVSEDVIEEVEVDTALATTAIDEGSTVSLAMGDGVLRATAGDAGSATAIAVTDAAAGEDVGVTDFTGVLDYDLGTVTVFSVPQVQDGGSTTLDPETVADAAADHDLVATAGTEALAATRAADVDPDIRFGTATAVREAATKGLDVCLIAVADQLSAHTGELRDGNVSYEVVDAAEP; this is encoded by the coding sequence ATGACGAACGCGGGCGACGCCGGGGACGTGGGGGTGCTCCGGAGCAAGCGCAACGCCACCCGGTATCGAATTCTCACGGGGATCGCCGAGCGCCAGCCGGCGGTCAGCCAGCGCGAGGTCGCCGACGCGATCGGCGTCACCTCTCAGGCCGTGAGCGACTACTTGAAGGACCTGATCGACCAGGGCTACGTCGAGAAACACGGTCGTGGGCGGTACGAGGTCACCAAGGAGGGCGTCGACTGGCTGTTGACTCGGACCGACGAGCTTCGGGAGTTCGTCAGCCACGTCTCCGAGGACGTCATCGAGGAGGTCGAGGTCGACACCGCGCTCGCCACGACCGCGATCGACGAGGGATCGACGGTCTCGCTCGCGATGGGCGACGGCGTGCTCCGGGCGACGGCGGGCGATGCGGGGAGCGCGACCGCGATCGCCGTCACCGACGCTGCGGCCGGCGAGGACGTCGGCGTGACGGATTTCACGGGTGTCCTCGACTACGACCTCGGGACGGTGACGGTGTTCTCAGTGCCACAGGTCCAGGACGGTGGCAGCACGACGCTCGATCCAGAGACGGTCGCCGATGCCGCTGCGGACCACGATCTGGTGGCGACGGCAGGGACCGAGGCGCTGGCCGCGACGCGGGCGGCGGACGTCGACCCCGACATCCGGTTCGGGACGGCGACCGCGGTCCGGGAAGCTGCCACGAAGGGACTCGACGTCTGTCTGATCGCGGTCGCGGATCAGCTGTCGGCCCACACCGGCGAGCTCCGCGACGGCAACGTGAGCTACGAGGTCGTCGACGCCGCGGAGCCGTAG
- the cbiT gene encoding precorrin-6Y C5,15-methyltransferase (decarboxylating) subunit CbiT, translated as MSRVALPHDAKAGPTKSEVRAVLLGKLGLTPTDHFVEVGSCTGAVTIAAARRAGRITALERKPERLAVTERNLAANDVTADVELREAEAPDGLPEDADALFLGGSRNYEAVLDHAVATGVDRIVMNVSRLEVAGAATAAFRERDLLDEVVQFQVSHGYELAGATSFDSQNPVYMLVGGASDADDTTDGGAP; from the coding sequence ATGTCGCGTGTAGCGCTCCCTCACGACGCGAAAGCTGGCCCGACCAAATCGGAGGTACGGGCCGTGCTGCTCGGCAAACTCGGCCTGACGCCGACGGATCACTTCGTCGAAGTCGGGTCGTGTACCGGGGCCGTCACCATCGCGGCGGCACGGCGCGCGGGCCGGATCACCGCGCTCGAACGCAAGCCCGAACGCTTGGCGGTTACGGAAAGAAACCTCGCGGCCAACGACGTTACCGCGGACGTCGAACTCCGCGAAGCCGAAGCGCCCGATGGCCTGCCCGAAGACGCCGACGCGCTGTTTCTCGGCGGCAGCCGGAACTACGAGGCCGTACTCGATCACGCCGTCGCGACCGGCGTCGACCGGATCGTGATGAACGTCTCCCGGCTCGAAGTCGCCGGGGCAGCCACCGCGGCGTTCCGCGAGCGCGACCTCCTCGACGAAGTCGTCCAGTTCCAGGTGAGCCACGGGTACGAGCTCGCTGGCGCGACGAGTTTCGATTCCCAGAACCCGGTGTATATGCTGGTTGGCGGGGCCAGCGACGCCGACGATACCACCGATGGAGGCGCGCCATGA